The genomic interval AAAAAACAAGCCTTCGGTGACGGTAATCATAGAAGAACCGTGGGCGAGCATGGCAATGCGCCCATAGGGCGTTTCCTCTTTTTCTTTTCCGGTTGCGGAATTCGGCCAGAGTCCCAGGAGCGCTGTGATCACCAGGAGGCCGAAGACGGATCGAGCATGTCGCATGGCTTCCTGTACAGAGAATATCAGCCAAGAGTCAATGGTCGAGGGTGAAGCGAGAATAATCAAACCGCCGGTACGGGGTATAGAGTCAGCGCCCGACTTTACGACGGCGGCAGGACGATTTTTCCACCCCAGATCGATTAAGATAGCGCTCTATGTATTCCACACTGGTTGTCTTACATCTCCTTGCCGCCGTAACCTGGGTCGGGGGAATGGTGTTTCTCTCGCTGGTCTTGGCGCCACTGGTGAGAAGCCGAAAGGCGGTGCCAGAATTCATGGCGCTGTTTCGATCCGCGGCGCTTCGGTTTCGTCCCATCGTCTGGGTCGCGATGGCGATCCTCTTGATCACCGGGCCGATGTTACTCTCACACCGTGGCCTCAGTGTCATGGCACC from Nitrospirota bacterium carries:
- a CDS encoding CopD family protein → MYSTLVVLHLLAAVTWVGGMVFLSLVLAPLVRSRKAVPEFMALFRSAALRFRPIVWVAMAILLITGPMLLSHRGLSVMAPASWPGIVTVKLTLVALLLFLTLLHDLVFGPQVSRVSAIAESQRTTGEQVIFKSARWLPRLSLLIALAVVVAAAMLARS